The following are from one region of the Papaver somniferum cultivar HN1 unplaced genomic scaffold, ASM357369v1 unplaced-scaffold_132, whole genome shotgun sequence genome:
- the LOC113332827 gene encoding protein MAINTENANCE OF MERISTEMS-like produces the protein MFKGTAEKEMQETLSDSEVDATATSYLLVVLGCVIFPNTNGNRVDTNLLQLLHPLNKVTDYSWGTTTIAFLTAELRKASRFRTSQIVGNVSLFQTWIYDHYPSMKLVDVNPAWERGTPRGTKYKFNDNRSRTKEQQLVRLREKLDSLKASEVCFDPYKEDRASRHIAGRSELSHYFGPLWNPTCYVMYNVSRVMGQHGACQTVPWHHIDVKFKLDVEHSESNQDNIKVVYSGTPSVVDHWDKRMYHLVNTGRNVNRGDELQAIRSGTGSIHIFV, from the exons ATGTTCAAAGGCACTGCCGAGAAAGAAATGCAAGAAACGTTAAGTGATTCCGAAGTGGATGCGACGGCCACCTCCTATCTCTTggttgtattgggatgtgtcatattccccaataccaaTGGCAACCGAGTAGATACCAACCTTCTACAACTATTGCATCCTCTCAATAAGGTCACGGACTACTCCTGGGGAACGACAACTATTGCATTCTTGACGgcagagttgagaaaggcgtcgaggtTTAGAACTAGCCAAATTGTCGGGAACGTGAGTCTATTCCAG acatggatctatgaccactaccCCAGTATGAAGTTGGTAGATGTGAACCCAGCGTGGGAGAGAGGTACACCGAGAGGAACAAAGTACAAGTTCAATGACAATCGTTCAAGGACAAAGGAGCAACAGTTGGTTAGATTGAGGGAGAAATTAGACTCACTTAAGGCCTCGgaggtatgctttgatccatacaaggaagaccgagctAGTAGACATATAGCGGGTCGTTCCGAGTTGTCCCATTATTTTGGACCGTTATGGAACCCCACATGTTATGTGATGTACAATGTCTCCAGGGTGATGGGACAACATGGTGCTTGCCAAACAGTACCATGGCATCACATTGATGTCAAGTTCAAGTTGGACGTGGAGCATAGCGAGTCTAACCAGGACAACATCAAGGTAGTTTACTCTGGTACACCATCTGTTGTTGATCACTGGGATAAGAGGATGTACCACTTGGTGAACACTGGGAGAAATGTCAACCGAGGTGATGAGCTCCAGGCTATACGGAGTGGTACCGGGAGTATTCACATCTTCGTGTAA